One genomic segment of Aulosira sp. FACHB-615 includes these proteins:
- a CDS encoding J domain-containing protein gives MSLKIDRGLFKYDFIDHHAVLCVTVDADVKDIRKRYLQIARRLHPDSNASATPGEKKLASELLSKLVNPAYEALSNDRTRTEYMVILSQMGKRLVQESSSIELTTDLGRQLAATPNIDHAYKTAIAKIAETQFTSLQQVIPIVAQISELNLVYLMRSAGKAFSNQASAQKSPAPTANTASNTAAAPPPPAPPKEDAAVEQYIRRAQTLIDKNQFAQAKVELQDALKLSPKSSRCHSMIGLVYLKQNQLKMAKIHFDNALKLDPNDQTASAWKPKIDKALGQQSGGSKATPSAKTGTQPDKSGGGGLFGGLFGGNKK, from the coding sequence ATGTCGCTAAAAATAGATCGTGGATTGTTTAAATATGACTTTATAGATCATCACGCAGTCTTATGCGTTACTGTGGATGCGGACGTGAAAGACATTCGGAAGCGTTATTTGCAAATTGCGCGGCGGTTGCATCCAGATAGTAATGCTTCTGCTACGCCTGGGGAAAAGAAGTTGGCTAGTGAATTATTATCTAAGTTGGTGAACCCAGCTTATGAAGCACTATCTAACGATCGCACCCGCACAGAATATATGGTAATTTTGTCCCAAATGGGTAAGCGTTTGGTGCAAGAGTCAAGCTCGATAGAACTTACCACTGATTTAGGCAGACAATTGGCAGCTACACCCAATATTGATCATGCCTATAAAACTGCGATCGCTAAAATTGCTGAAACTCAATTTACTTCCTTACAGCAAGTCATCCCTATCGTTGCTCAAATTAGCGAGTTGAACTTGGTTTATTTAATGCGGAGTGCTGGTAAAGCTTTCTCTAACCAAGCGTCTGCACAAAAATCTCCCGCACCAACAGCTAACACAGCCTCAAATACAGCTGCTGCACCCCCACCACCAGCGCCACCCAAAGAAGACGCAGCCGTAGAACAATATATTCGGCGGGCGCAAACTTTAATTGATAAAAACCAATTTGCTCAAGCCAAGGTCGAATTGCAAGACGCGCTGAAACTGTCTCCCAAGAGTAGCCGTTGTCATAGCATGATTGGCTTGGTCTATTTAAAGCAAAATCAACTCAAAATGGCCAAGATTCATTTTGACAATGCTTTAAAATTAGACCCGAATGACCAAACAGCGAGCGCATGGAAACCTAAAATAGATAAAGCTTTGGGTCAACAATCCGGTGGTTCTAAAGCAACTCCATCTGCCAAAACTGGGACACAACCAGATAAATCAGGCGGTGGAGGTTTATTTGGCGGTTTGTTTGGTGGGAATAAAAAATAA